Proteins from a genomic interval of Leptospira kanakyensis:
- a CDS encoding LIC_10740 family protein → MNTHLQKIKEYLRSLKEIIKDLIIRFYKIGTGETKLTRDFIFLFASWFSLLIFFSFFILAEQNPFRLLVPFQLYSYPSLDHREPIVIYISNGEGEQIPIHRKVLKQDETGAFIYQIVGEVGSPPYFDSVEALAKDGKLFSPKKLLDIRFALKQSWFLQKDSKLVIDWNVQILQDVMEKYRLPRTKSEETGDSEDENPNAPVDTITYYSAGTETGPKESEEVVNKRKILAMESTIRALNASLFENFKDLKTIEHQFSGELSPVYHWDSLSTLVTRP, encoded by the coding sequence ATGAATACGCATCTTCAAAAGATTAAAGAATATCTTCGTTCCCTGAAAGAAATCATAAAAGACCTGATCATTCGATTTTACAAAATCGGAACCGGAGAAACCAAACTCACTCGCGACTTTATCTTTTTGTTTGCCTCTTGGTTTTCTCTTTTGATCTTTTTTAGTTTTTTTATTTTAGCAGAACAAAATCCATTTCGTTTGCTTGTTCCTTTCCAATTGTATTCTTATCCCTCTCTTGACCATAGGGAACCAATTGTGATTTATATTTCGAATGGAGAAGGGGAACAAATCCCAATCCACAGAAAGGTATTAAAACAAGATGAAACGGGAGCATTTATTTACCAAATTGTAGGTGAAGTTGGCTCACCACCTTACTTTGATTCTGTGGAAGCGTTGGCTAAAGATGGTAAACTTTTTTCTCCCAAAAAACTTTTGGACATTCGGTTTGCTTTAAAACAGTCCTGGTTTTTACAAAAAGATTCTAAACTTGTGATCGATTGGAATGTTCAAATTTTACAAGATGTGATGGAAAAATATAGACTCCCTCGTACAAAATCCGAGGAAACAGGTGATTCTGAAGACGAAAATCCAAATGCACCAGTCGACACCATTACCTATTACTCCGCTGGAACAGAAACTGGTCCGAAGGAATCAGAAGAAGTTGTAAACAAACGAAAAATCCTTGCTATGGAGTCCACAATACGTGCGTTAAATGCAAGTTTATTTGAAAACTTTAAAGACTTAAAAACAATTGAACATCAATTTTCAGGGGAACTTAGCCCTGTTTACCACTGGGATTCTTTATCAACTCTAGTCACACGCCCTTAA
- a CDS encoding DoxX family protein — protein MKTVLFHGSRVIAILILGQTLYFKFSGSEESKFIFSVMGMEPWGRYGLAVLESFCILFLLIPRLVWFGALLGFNLMLGAVLSHFVFLGIVVKDDGGLLFILALVVFTLSTYLLYVERKKIPYLSEYFS, from the coding sequence TTGAAAACCGTTCTGTTTCACGGGTCGCGTGTGATTGCCATTTTGATTTTAGGACAAACCTTGTATTTTAAATTTTCCGGCTCAGAAGAATCCAAGTTTATATTTTCTGTGATGGGTATGGAACCTTGGGGTAGATATGGTTTGGCGGTTTTAGAATCCTTTTGTATTCTTTTTTTACTAATTCCTCGTTTGGTTTGGTTCGGGGCTTTACTTGGATTTAACTTAATGTTAGGCGCTGTATTGTCTCATTTTGTGTTTTTAGGAATTGTGGTAAAAGATGATGGTGGTCTTCTTTTCATTTTAGCCCTTGTTGTTTTTACTTTATCTACTTATTTATTGTATGTAGAGAGAAAAAAGATTCCTTATCTTTCTGAATATTTTAGTTAG
- a CDS encoding flagellin codes for MIINHNLAAINSHRVLKFQNEEVSKNMEKLSSGMRINRAGDDASGLAVSEKMRTQVNGLRQAERNTEDGMSLIQTTEGFLQESNDIIQRIRTLAIQSSNGIYTDEDRQMIQVEVSQLIDEVDRIASQAEFNKMNLLQGDFARGSRATSMWFHLGPNQHQRERVFIATMTARALNLKGQSGDLLSLSTADKSNDAIGTLDAALTRISKQRANLGAYFNRLEHAAKGLMNAYENTQASESRIRDADMAEETVAFTKNQILVQSGTAMLAQANVRPQGVLSLLR; via the coding sequence ATGATCATAAACCACAATTTAGCCGCGATCAACTCACATCGCGTCCTCAAGTTCCAAAACGAGGAAGTCTCCAAAAATATGGAGAAACTATCCTCTGGTATGCGAATCAACCGAGCAGGTGATGATGCATCAGGCCTTGCCGTTTCGGAAAAAATGAGAACGCAAGTGAATGGTCTTAGACAAGCAGAGAGAAATACCGAAGACGGTATGAGCCTTATCCAAACAACGGAAGGTTTTTTGCAAGAATCGAATGATATCATTCAAAGAATTCGAACTCTTGCAATTCAGTCGTCTAACGGTATTTACACTGACGAAGATAGACAAATGATCCAAGTCGAAGTTTCACAACTTATCGACGAAGTGGACAGAATTGCTTCTCAAGCTGAATTCAATAAAATGAATTTGCTTCAAGGTGATTTTGCTCGTGGATCTAGAGCAACTTCCATGTGGTTCCATTTAGGACCAAACCAACACCAAAGAGAAAGAGTGTTCATTGCAACAATGACTGCGCGTGCACTTAATCTTAAAGGTCAAAGTGGAGACCTCTTGTCTTTGTCAACAGCTGACAAGTCAAACGATGCGATCGGAACTTTGGATGCTGCGTTAACTCGCATTAGCAAACAAAGAGCAAACTTAGGTGCTTACTTTAACCGTCTTGAGCATGCTGCGAAAGGGCTCATGAACGCTTATGAGAATACCCAAGCTTCCGAGTCTAGGATCCGTGATGCGGATATGGCAGAAGAAACTGTGGCTTTCACAAAGAACCAGATTTTAGTTCAATCTGGAACTGCTATGTTAGCTCAGGCGAATGTTCGTCCACAAGGAGTTCTTTCTCTCCTTCGTTAA
- a CDS encoding tetratricopeptide repeat protein, with protein sequence MDSQKIIEIRNLAEIAKSEGRNTEAIALMKEYLSLVHPSFTHYSWYFIADLYFQEGKIEEAMEHCNEALRLNNDYIPGLELRITLFKKLDRWEEAIKDKEKIEKLNAIEKSKWDDPNHYYHYK encoded by the coding sequence ATGGATTCACAAAAAATCATAGAAATTCGAAACCTTGCAGAAATTGCAAAAAGTGAAGGTCGAAATACAGAGGCCATCGCACTGATGAAGGAGTATCTGAGTTTGGTGCATCCTTCTTTCACCCACTACTCCTGGTATTTCATTGCTGATCTTTACTTCCAAGAAGGAAAAATAGAAGAAGCAATGGAACATTGTAATGAGGCCTTACGGCTTAATAATGATTATATCCCGGGACTGGAACTTAGGATCACACTTTTTAAAAAATTAGACAGGTGGGAGGAAGCCATCAAAGATAAAGAAAAAATAGAAAAATTAAATGCGATAGAGAAATCAAAATGGGACGATCCAAACCACTACTACCATTACAAGTAA
- a CDS encoding NAD(P)H-dependent oxidoreductase, which yields MSKILIYLVHPSLEKSKANQMLLDSIPNSDAITLHDLYEEYPGFTINVKAEQNLILDHDILLFQHPLYWYSCPPLMKLWIDLVLEDGWAYGKDGNHLLGKKWIQVITTGGSKEAYTNTGFHGYTTDEFLLPFRRTAELCGMDYLNPFLVQGTFQLNELDLQKESNRYLQFINNLLGGIYG from the coding sequence ATGTCCAAAATTTTAATTTATCTAGTCCATCCTAGTTTGGAAAAATCAAAAGCCAATCAAATGCTCTTAGATTCTATTCCTAATTCGGATGCTATCACCTTACATGATTTGTATGAAGAATATCCTGGTTTTACTATCAATGTAAAGGCAGAACAAAATTTGATTTTAGACCATGACATCCTTTTGTTCCAACATCCGTTATACTGGTATAGTTGTCCTCCACTGATGAAATTATGGATTGATTTGGTTTTGGAAGATGGGTGGGCTTATGGAAAAGATGGAAACCATCTACTCGGTAAAAAATGGATCCAAGTGATTACCACTGGTGGATCGAAAGAGGCTTACACAAATACTGGGTTTCATGGTTACACAACAGATGAGTTTCTCCTTCCCTTTCGGAGGACAGCGGAGTTGTGTGGAATGGACTATTTGAATCCCTTCCTAGTCCAAGGAACCTTTCAATTGAATGAATTGGATTTACAAAAAGAATCCAATCGTTATCTCCAGTTTATCAATAATTTGTTAGGTGGTATTTATGGGTGA
- the nusB gene encoding transcription antitermination factor NusB, with the protein MSSRHRGRSLALMCLYQIDLVGTDPDRAMKFDWYDKKITREEKDYAVFLVKGVVENRKSIDTLIKKYSENWELSRISVVNRCILRLSILSLQKEPFLAAPVVINEAVELTKEFETDESAQFINGLLDAFYKKEIVANKPQ; encoded by the coding sequence ATGAGTTCTAGACACCGCGGGCGAAGTCTCGCCCTAATGTGCCTCTACCAAATTGATCTCGTCGGAACCGATCCCGACCGCGCGATGAAATTCGATTGGTATGACAAAAAAATCACTAGAGAAGAAAAGGATTATGCTGTCTTTCTTGTGAAAGGAGTGGTCGAAAATCGAAAAAGCATCGATACTCTAATCAAGAAGTATTCGGAGAATTGGGAACTTTCGCGTATTTCCGTGGTCAACCGCTGTATTTTACGTTTATCGATTTTGAGTTTACAAAAGGAACCTTTCCTTGCTGCCCCCGTTGTGATCAACGAAGCAGTGGAACTCACAAAAGAATTTGAAACGGACGAATCGGCACAGTTCATCAACGGATTACTTGATGCCTTCTATAAGAAGGAGATCGTAGCGAACAAACCCCAGTAA
- a CDS encoding tetratricopeptide repeat protein: MDPIQKNRFRIEEQSSQPSYYQEDPYLRNLGREKETTYESETSARRPVLSFLFWTFLVLLVLGFLTAGYWWYLQKKQNPEEIAKALKNLPTDKKALNLLVDKPYLPDDSVNPKLAACLNAYHNRYVNRVGTVCEEFLNSPGSDEDKSIALTVLGVMYDEAGRYINAIERLEKAIQYDSKNYFAYYNLSLAFKHAGKFEEARRAAERAKEIAPNDYRVSLLQGNLFQEIGDPASAIEAYKEGQSLAPTDVTLTYNLAISYLKQGNIAEAISEFQKVVQTAPNSQTAVLSYGHLGTIFYQREDYDRAEFYFREVIRLKTNDAKSYYNLGLVYLKKKVPEEAAKYFQKALDSNANEPEVYRYIADAFLSMGQTNMAITALKKALLLKPSDVDSLFALSELYYKKGELVEAESLFRRIIRLTPGDTYSETAYVNLGIILDEMERYSESITAFEGALSLNPKNQSAYYNLGLTYLHAGKPTMAIESLRKSQALDPNHTQSRLAIADYYLENRFYSEAIAEYEEAIAWKPELYEARLKLADVYIQTKNYPAAEKVLVYVLENSKDPKEIKLAHRKLALSYANSGNSGLSKKAKEEAFRATHIDPEDMESRLVLSKILIDSGSLVDREKAIEELTLITRSDVTPTISSKAHNYLGVCYFKNGEFKRALSSFQTAIDLNPSLTEAYENKRAARAQYEKSLESKKRTYF; the protein is encoded by the coding sequence ATGGATCCCATCCAAAAAAACCGGTTTCGCATTGAGGAGCAGTCCTCTCAGCCAAGTTATTACCAGGAAGATCCATACTTACGGAACCTGGGCCGAGAAAAAGAAACAACTTACGAATCAGAAACCTCGGCACGCCGTCCCGTCCTCTCTTTTCTATTTTGGACATTTCTTGTTCTTCTCGTCCTTGGATTTTTAACCGCCGGATACTGGTGGTATTTACAAAAAAAACAAAACCCAGAAGAGATCGCAAAAGCCTTAAAGAACCTTCCCACAGATAAAAAGGCACTGAACCTTCTTGTGGATAAACCCTATCTTCCAGATGATTCCGTAAATCCGAAACTCGCGGCTTGCCTCAATGCCTATCACAACCGTTATGTGAACCGAGTGGGAACTGTTTGTGAAGAGTTTTTAAATTCCCCGGGCTCAGACGAAGACAAATCGATCGCACTCACAGTCCTTGGTGTGATGTATGATGAGGCTGGTCGTTATATCAATGCCATTGAACGATTGGAAAAAGCCATCCAATACGATTCCAAAAACTATTTTGCTTATTATAATTTATCACTCGCATTCAAACATGCGGGTAAGTTTGAAGAGGCAAGGCGAGCCGCCGAAAGAGCCAAAGAAATTGCCCCGAATGACTACCGAGTTTCTTTATTACAAGGAAATTTATTCCAAGAGATTGGGGATCCGGCCAGTGCCATTGAAGCCTATAAAGAAGGACAGTCTTTGGCACCGACAGATGTCACTCTGACTTATAACCTTGCCATTAGTTATTTGAAACAAGGAAATATCGCAGAAGCCATTTCTGAATTCCAAAAAGTCGTACAAACAGCTCCGAATTCCCAAACAGCTGTTCTTTCTTATGGCCACCTAGGAACCATCTTCTACCAAAGAGAAGATTATGACAGGGCGGAGTTTTATTTCAGAGAAGTGATTCGTTTGAAAACAAACGATGCCAAATCTTACTATAACCTAGGTTTGGTGTATTTAAAAAAGAAAGTCCCAGAAGAAGCGGCCAAATACTTTCAAAAAGCCCTCGATTCCAATGCCAACGAACCAGAAGTCTATCGTTACATTGCTGACGCCTTTCTTTCTATGGGCCAAACCAATATGGCCATCACGGCCTTAAAAAAAGCTTTGTTACTGAAACCCAGTGATGTGGATTCCCTTTTTGCTTTGTCAGAACTCTATTATAAAAAAGGGGAACTGGTAGAAGCAGAAAGTTTGTTTCGCCGGATCATTCGTCTCACTCCGGGGGATACGTATTCAGAAACTGCTTATGTAAATCTTGGAATTATTTTGGATGAGATGGAGAGGTATTCAGAAAGTATCACCGCTTTCGAAGGGGCCCTGTCTTTAAATCCCAAAAACCAATCAGCTTATTACAATTTAGGACTAACCTATTTACATGCTGGAAAACCCACAATGGCCATTGAGTCCCTTCGTAAATCGCAGGCCCTGGATCCAAACCATACGCAGTCAAGGCTTGCCATTGCCGATTATTATTTAGAAAACCGATTTTATTCAGAAGCCATTGCCGAGTATGAAGAAGCCATCGCTTGGAAACCGGAACTTTATGAAGCAAGACTGAAACTGGCAGATGTGTACATCCAAACCAAAAACTATCCGGCCGCCGAAAAGGTGTTAGTTTATGTTTTGGAAAATTCCAAAGACCCAAAAGAAATCAAATTGGCTCATCGAAAACTAGCACTTAGTTACGCCAATAGTGGTAACTCTGGGCTTTCTAAAAAGGCCAAAGAAGAAGCGTTTCGTGCCACACATATCGATCCAGAAGATATGGAATCTCGGCTTGTCCTTTCTAAAATTTTAATCGATTCGGGTTCTCTTGTGGATCGGGAAAAAGCCATCGAGGAACTAACCCTCATCACTCGTTCTGATGTCACTCCTACCATTTCTTCCAAAGCTCATAATTATTTGGGAGTTTGTTATTTTAAAAATGGGGAATTTAAACGAGCACTTTCTAGTTTCCAAACAGCCATTGATTTAAACCCAAGCCTCACCGAAGCCTATGAAAACAAAAGGGCAGCTCGGGCCCAGTATGAGAAATCCTTGGAATCAAAAAAGAGAACTTATTTTTGA
- a CDS encoding DEAD/DEAH box helicase, which produces MKFNELPFHESLTKALDKIGYTELTPIQAKSIPFAMEGNDLTGLAQTGTGKTMAFLLPTLHRLLSANEEEPLPYALVLAPTRELTIQIAEEAKKLLEFTDFGVATIIGGTDYRSQEQALGNKACLIVATPGRLIDFVKNHGLSLENIKVVILDEADRMFDMGFVQDLKYIFHKCKNRKQSLLFSATLSYEVVRLASKYLNDPIEVHINPEKVITERIDQTLLHLGREEKLPYLVNSLLHNEIEGLGIIFTNYKMNIPKIVSVLRKFGITATGLSSELDQKKRIRLLRDFKEGKYKYLIATDVASRGIDIENIDVVYNYDLPQDAENYVHRIGRTARAGRKGMSIGFCSETDYTELERIERYLNSKIPIGEIREEYLEFPKGEFTPVFADEAIPGEKKYQDRERGERGGRGGKPRHGGEHRSGDRNQSRSGDRGRGKGKGEKNHPPAKMSHPHHHDGEGDHKHPAKMTHHEFKHGHSKDGKGKGQHKKNQSGKHHQKNDPRRNLFDINEVKKSKKQKQSIWQRILSIFKKD; this is translated from the coding sequence ATGAAATTTAACGAATTACCCTTTCATGAGTCTCTAACCAAAGCACTTGATAAAATCGGCTACACAGAACTCACACCCATCCAAGCCAAGTCCATTCCTTTCGCTATGGAAGGAAACGACCTCACTGGTCTTGCCCAAACCGGAACTGGAAAGACTATGGCTTTTCTACTTCCGACTCTCCACAGACTTTTGTCAGCAAACGAGGAAGAGCCATTACCTTATGCCCTTGTCCTTGCACCGACAAGAGAACTTACCATACAAATTGCAGAAGAAGCCAAAAAACTTTTAGAGTTCACTGACTTTGGTGTGGCTACCATTATCGGTGGAACGGATTACCGTTCGCAAGAACAGGCATTAGGGAATAAGGCTTGCCTCATTGTGGCAACTCCCGGACGCCTCATTGACTTTGTCAAAAACCACGGCCTCTCTTTGGAAAATATCAAAGTGGTGATTTTGGACGAAGCGGACAGAATGTTCGATATGGGATTTGTCCAAGATCTCAAATACATCTTCCACAAATGTAAAAACAGAAAACAGTCTCTTCTTTTTAGTGCTACTTTAAGTTACGAAGTGGTAAGACTTGCCAGTAAGTATTTGAATGATCCGATTGAAGTCCATATCAATCCAGAAAAAGTCATCACCGAAAGAATCGACCAAACTTTACTTCACTTAGGACGCGAAGAAAAACTTCCTTATCTAGTGAACTCTCTTTTGCACAACGAGATCGAGGGACTTGGAATCATTTTCACCAATTACAAAATGAATATCCCGAAGATCGTATCGGTTCTTAGAAAATTTGGAATCACCGCGACGGGACTTTCTTCTGAACTCGACCAAAAAAAGCGAATTCGTCTCCTCAGAGATTTTAAAGAAGGAAAGTATAAGTATCTCATTGCGACAGATGTTGCTTCTCGTGGGATCGATATCGAAAATATCGATGTGGTTTATAATTATGATCTACCGCAAGATGCAGAAAACTATGTGCACCGGATTGGACGTACTGCCCGTGCAGGAAGAAAGGGTATGTCCATTGGGTTTTGTTCTGAAACAGATTATACAGAACTGGAACGAATTGAACGTTACTTAAATTCAAAAATCCCCATCGGAGAAATCCGAGAAGAGTATTTGGAATTTCCTAAGGGTGAGTTCACTCCTGTATTTGCCGATGAAGCCATCCCTGGTGAAAAAAAATACCAAGACCGGGAAAGGGGAGAACGCGGTGGTCGTGGTGGGAAACCAAGACATGGCGGCGAACACAGATCAGGTGACCGAAATCAAAGCCGTTCGGGAGACCGTGGCCGCGGAAAAGGCAAAGGGGAGAAAAACCATCCACCAGCAAAGATGTCTCACCCGCACCATCACGATGGGGAAGGTGACCACAAACACCCAGCCAAAATGACCCACCATGAATTCAAACATGGGCATTCTAAGGATGGAAAGGGCAAAGGGCAACATAAGAAAAACCAGTCTGGAAAACACCACCAAAAGAACGATCCAAGACGGAATCTCTTCGATATCAACGAAGTGAAAAAATCTAAAAAACAGAAACAATCGATTTGGCAGCGAATTCTTTCTATCTTCAAAAAAGATTAG
- a CDS encoding N-acetylmuramoyl-L-alanine amidase family protein yields the protein MAFSDLKSIMPELSTKLKKFTRVGSIYTPQGNLQFRLGSSFYTLDGKIYKIPKAILKKEEDVYLPLDLVEAVLLNLISYDVRYQFKETELWILIPKEPVPKRNLNVKAIVIDAGHGGKDPGTSDPSGYFEKDVSLGVARYTYLYLRKYYPEIRVQMVRKNDSFVELEDRSKMANQMLRDTRDVVFISFHCNASLSDKAAGFEVYYLSQSPSTEAARETAILENRYVGKHKNSVVSQIQSQMLSSVTQRRSRKLASAVAEQYEKGLGLEIPSRGVKKADFSVLRGSLMPAVLVEMGYLTNPEESRKLRDKTYQKKIARSVIKGIHEYASSKD from the coding sequence GTGGCATTTTCTGATTTAAAATCGATTATGCCCGAACTTTCCACCAAACTAAAAAAGTTCACAAGAGTTGGTTCCATTTACACCCCCCAAGGGAATCTTCAATTCCGCCTAGGTTCAAGTTTTTATACCCTGGATGGCAAAATTTACAAAATCCCCAAAGCCATTTTAAAAAAGGAAGAAGATGTGTATCTTCCCCTGGATCTTGTGGAAGCGGTTTTACTCAATCTAATCTCTTATGATGTGCGGTACCAATTCAAAGAAACGGAACTTTGGATTCTCATTCCCAAAGAACCAGTGCCGAAACGAAACCTCAATGTAAAGGCCATAGTGATTGATGCGGGCCACGGGGGGAAAGATCCCGGAACTTCAGATCCTAGTGGGTACTTTGAAAAAGATGTGAGTCTTGGTGTGGCTCGTTATACTTATTTGTACTTACGAAAGTATTATCCGGAAATTCGGGTGCAGATGGTTCGAAAAAATGATAGCTTTGTGGAATTAGAAGATCGTTCGAAAATGGCAAACCAAATGTTACGTGATACAAGGGATGTGGTCTTTATTAGTTTCCATTGTAATGCATCACTTTCGGATAAGGCAGCCGGATTTGAGGTCTATTATCTTTCCCAAAGTCCAAGTACGGAGGCCGCTCGCGAAACAGCCATTTTGGAAAATCGGTATGTGGGAAAACACAAGAACTCAGTTGTCTCTCAGATCCAATCCCAGATGTTGTCCAGTGTCACCCAAAGGCGGTCTAGGAAATTGGCTAGTGCCGTTGCCGAACAGTATGAAAAGGGTTTGGGCCTTGAGATCCCTTCTCGTGGGGTGAAAAAGGCAGATTTTTCCGTCTTGCGAGGAAGCCTTATGCCTGCGGTACTTGTGGAAATGGGGTATCTGACAAACCCTGAGGAAAGTAGGAAACTGCGGGATAAAACCTACCAAAAGAAAATTGCACGTAGTGTCATCAAAGGAATTCATGAATACGCATCTTCAAAAGATTAA
- a CDS encoding class I SAM-dependent methyltransferase produces MSLFEFSPHKEFPEHYEECQRTGVLRYLPAKHREYGDSYFMEEYKSQYKKSYYEDEPNLRVMAKRRLGNLKKLAEDKTKDRTSSPKKSLLEIGSAAGFFLDEARTAGYQTKGLELSPKEVEYAKSTLGLDVEKTSVLSVGEGDWKEKFDVVSAFFVIEHIEEIEGIWKRLAAWTKPGGYLYLAVPSSFGPSFQTNPKEWFSTHPSDHFFDYSVHSLKKLLSILGFGLNYVRPMSYHSYRDLGLLGKLPEWLYRLYANQFAYGDTIELIARKLKH; encoded by the coding sequence TTGAGTTTATTCGAATTTTCACCCCATAAAGAATTCCCAGAACATTACGAAGAATGCCAGCGTACGGGCGTTCTTCGGTATCTTCCCGCAAAACATCGCGAATATGGGGATAGTTACTTTATGGAAGAATACAAATCCCAATACAAAAAATCTTACTATGAAGACGAACCAAACCTTCGGGTTATGGCCAAACGTAGGTTAGGGAATTTAAAAAAATTGGCGGAAGACAAAACCAAGGATAGAACTTCCTCTCCCAAGAAATCACTTTTGGAAATTGGATCGGCGGCAGGATTTTTTTTGGATGAAGCAAGGACTGCCGGTTACCAAACAAAAGGCCTCGAACTTTCTCCTAAAGAAGTGGAGTATGCAAAATCCACACTCGGACTCGATGTAGAAAAAACTTCGGTTTTGTCGGTGGGAGAAGGGGATTGGAAGGAAAAGTTTGATGTGGTCTCTGCCTTTTTTGTGATCGAACACATTGAGGAAATTGAAGGGATTTGGAAACGGCTCGCAGCTTGGACTAAGCCTGGCGGTTATCTTTATTTGGCAGTTCCTTCAAGTTTTGGCCCGAGTTTCCAAACCAATCCCAAAGAATGGTTTTCCACCCATCCCTCTGACCACTTTTTCGACTACTCCGTTCACTCCCTGAAAAAACTCTTGTCAATCCTTGGCTTTGGACTGAACTATGTTAGACCTATGTCGTATCACTCCTACCGGGATTTAGGCCTCCTTGGCAAACTCCCCGAATGGCTGTATCGACTGTATGCAAACCAATTTGCCTATGGTGATACCATCGAACTAATCGCCAGAAAATTAAAACACTGA
- a CDS encoding flagellin translates to MIINHNMSAIQSHRALKFTQWDVDKTMRNLSTGQRINLAGDDASGLAVSEKLRTQIRGLRQAERNTEDGLSFIQTAEGFLDQSAEIIQRIRTLAIQTSNGIYTPEDRQLVQVEVSALVDEIDRIASQAEFNKMKLFEGDFARRSTKASMWFHMGANAKQRERFYIGTMTSKALKMSEGANKIALSTPGKADEAIAKADFALNKIMKQRADMGAYQNRLESTAKGLMGAYENMQASESRIRDADMAEEMVALTTKQILVQSGTAMLAQASLRSNSVLRLLNNA, encoded by the coding sequence ATGATTATCAATCACAACATGAGTGCGATTCAATCACATCGTGCTCTCAAGTTTACACAATGGGATGTAGATAAGACCATGAGGAACCTCTCCACTGGGCAAAGGATTAACCTTGCCGGTGATGATGCTTCTGGTCTTGCTGTTTCGGAAAAACTACGAACACAAATTCGTGGTTTACGTCAGGCCGAAAGGAATACGGAAGATGGACTGAGTTTCATCCAGACTGCAGAGGGTTTCCTCGACCAGTCGGCGGAAATCATCCAACGAATCCGCACCCTAGCGATCCAGACTTCGAACGGAATCTACACACCGGAGGACAGGCAGCTCGTGCAGGTAGAAGTATCTGCGCTGGTGGATGAGATCGATCGAATTGCTTCACAAGCAGAGTTCAATAAAATGAAATTGTTTGAAGGAGACTTCGCTCGAAGGTCAACGAAGGCGTCGATGTGGTTTCACATGGGAGCAAACGCAAAGCAAAGAGAGCGTTTCTACATTGGAACTATGACTTCGAAAGCTCTAAAGATGTCAGAAGGTGCAAATAAAATTGCTCTTTCTACACCTGGAAAAGCAGACGAAGCGATTGCTAAAGCGGACTTCGCCTTGAACAAGATCATGAAGCAGAGAGCAGATATGGGAGCTTATCAAAATAGGCTCGAAAGTACTGCAAAAGGCCTCATGGGTGCATACGAAAATATGCAAGCATCCGAATCAAGGATTAGGGACGCAGATATGGCGGAAGAAATGGTAGCGCTCACGACGAAACAAATTCTCGTGCAAAGCGGTACGGCAATGTTAGCGCAGGCCAGTCTTCGGTCAAATTCTGTATTACGACTTTTGAATAACGCTTAA